GCTACAACTCTTTCGTCTTGTATATTTTGTTTATTCATTTCGATTCCTCCCAAAATAAATCATTTAATGTTTTGCCAAGCGCCTTACAAATTGATATACAAAGGTTTAACGTGGGGTTATATTCCCCTGATTCTATCAGCCCGATAGTTTGTCGGGTAACGCCTACGGCTTTTGCTAAGTCCTCTTGTTTCATATCAGCTTCCATTCGGGCGATTTTCATTCTCTTGTTCTTCATGGAATGCCCCCTTTCATAGTCACAGAATACATCATATATTACATAATGTCAAGTATATATTGCATTTTGCAATTTGGAAATTTAGTTAATAATCTTAATTGTTTTGGACAAACAAACGTAGTATACTTGAGTTTAACGATAATAGCTGTTAATTTGAAACGAGGGCGTACATGAATACTGATTTTGTAAACTTAACTACAGAAAATCTTGTCAATGAGCATTTGTGCTGCATTATCCGCAGTAAAAAGCCCCATCAAGGTATTGACGCAAAGAAACAATGGCTTTCAGACCGATTAAATGAAGGTCATGTCTTTAGAAAGTTGAATGAAAAGGCTACGGTTTTAATTGAATATGCTCCTCTTGAAACTGCTTGGGTTCCCATAACTGGTGACAACTATTATTATCTGTATTGCTTATGGGTTACTGGTAGTCACAAAGGAAAAGGGTATGGGAAATTGCTGATGGAGTATTGTTTGGCTGATGCAAAGGAAAATGGTAAATCCGGTATTTGTATGCTCGGGGCAAAAAAACAAAAATCTTTTCTTTCTGACCAATCATTTGCGAAGAAGTTTGGCTTTGAGGTTGTTGATACGACCGATAATGGCTATGAATTGCTAGCACTTTCTTTTGATGGAACAACGCCAAAATTCGCACGAAATGTTAAAAGCCAAGAAATTGAGAGCAAAGAGCTAACAATCTATTATGATATGCAATGCCCCTATGTCTCTCAAAACATTGAGATGATAAAACAGTATTGTGAAATGAATGACGTACCTGTATCTTTAATTCAAGTGGATACACTACAAAAAGCAAAGGAATTGCCTTGTGTTTTCAATAACTGGGGGGTGTTTTATAAAGGAAAATTTGAGACAGTGAATTTGTTAGATGTTGCCTACTTAAAGAGAATACTCAAAAAATGAAAATACAATTTCAGTTCTTACCCGTAGAATATCGGGACTGTATTTCAAACATTATGCCGGATTCTATGTAGAAGACGGTTGGAGGAACACGGATGATTAGAGAAACCGCTCTTGCTTTTGTAGATGCAATAAACTCACATAATGCTGATAAAATAACCACCCTCATGACAGATGACCACACGTTTATTGACGCTTATGGAAACAGTTCCAATAAAGAAGCGATGCAACAAGGCTGGCCCGGCTACTTTTCATGGTTCCCCGATTATCTGATTGAAATTAATAATATACTGGTATCTGGAGTTACCGTTGTATTGCTTGGTTATGCTGGTGGCACTGACTCTGGTAGTCCCAGCCACCAACTTCTAAAACTCAGTATACTAAATAAGCCCCTGGATTATGATTTCCGGGGGCTTTTCTTAAATGAATAATAGCATAAACAACATAGTTCGTCACCATTTTTTATATAGACTTTCCGGCGGGCCTGGAAACCGGATCCCCACCTATACTTAATCCCTATATTCCCGATCCTCCATGCCACGAAGTACGTCATATTCCGTACTTTTTTACTAATTCCCAATTTTAGCATTTTTTGTATTTTAATCATTTCCTACGATTTACAGGTATTCGTATTATCTACAATAAATGCGGAAATTAAGGCATTATTAATAGTAGTAACGCCTACGGTTACAGTACTTGCTACCCTTGCAACAACGCT
This genomic stretch from Lacrimispora sphenoides harbors:
- a CDS encoding helix-turn-helix transcriptional regulator; this encodes MKNKRMKIARMEADMKQEDLAKAVGVTRQTIGLIESGEYNPTLNLCISICKALGKTLNDLFWEESK
- a CDS encoding GNAT family N-acetyltransferase is translated as MNTDFVNLTTENLVNEHLCCIIRSKKPHQGIDAKKQWLSDRLNEGHVFRKLNEKATVLIEYAPLETAWVPITGDNYYYLYCLWVTGSHKGKGYGKLLMEYCLADAKENGKSGICMLGAKKQKSFLSDQSFAKKFGFEVVDTTDNGYELLALSFDGTTPKFARNVKSQEIESKELTIYYDMQCPYVSQNIEMIKQYCEMNDVPVSLIQVDTLQKAKELPCVFNNWGVFYKGKFETVNLLDVAYLKRILKK
- a CDS encoding nuclear transport factor 2 family protein, with protein sequence MIRETALAFVDAINSHNADKITTLMTDDHTFIDAYGNSSNKEAMQQGWPGYFSWFPDYLIEINNILVSGVTVVLLGYAGGTDSGSPSHQLLKLSILNKPLDYDFRGLFLNE